Proteins co-encoded in one Colletes latitarsis isolate SP2378_abdomen chromosome 2, iyColLati1, whole genome shotgun sequence genomic window:
- the LOC143351580 gene encoding acyl-CoA-binding domain-containing protein 6: MCLEETFNKAASYLQTLASELNSNELLRFYALYKQATVGSCNIPKPNWYQVQARQKWEAWKNLNDMSHNVAMNNYIQELTNINPNWEEDVKSESHSWVAISRLINMEEEINDVDKTFLDWIKEGHEQKVQELLDKETRLVNLTDTDGLLPIHWAADRGYVKIIELLIKKGANVNSQDGDGQTPLHYAASCGHLDVVKYLLSVGALSMDDNNGMKPKDVADVSTVTYLISM; this comes from the coding sequence ATGTGTCTTGAAGAAACGTTCAATAAAGCTGCAAGTTATTTACAAACATTGGCATCGGAATTAAATTCCAATGAACTTCTTAGATTCTATGCTTTATACAAACAAGCTACTGTTGGATCTTGTAATATCCCAAAGCCTAATTGGTATCAAGTACAAGCTAGGCAAAAGTGGGAAGCATGGAAGAATCTTAACGATATGAGTCACAATGTTGCTATGAATAATTATATACAAGAATTAACAAACATAAATCCTAACTGGGAAGAAGATGTAAAATCTGAATCGCATAGTTGGGTTGCTATTAGTCGTTTAATAAATATGGAAGAAGAGATAAACGATGTAGATAAAAcctttttagattggataaAAGAAGGACACGAACAAAAAGTGCAAGAACTATTGGACAAGGAAACAAGACTTGTAAATTTAACGGATACAGACGGTTTATTACCGATACATTGGGCTGCAGATCGGGGTTACGTAAAGATCATAGAACTCTTAATTAAAAAAGGAGCAAACGTAAATTCGCAAGATGGAGATGGGCAAACACCATTGCATTATGCAGCATCGTGCGGTCATCTCGATGTCGTGAAATATTTGCTTTCCGTTGGCGCTCTATCCATGGACGATAATAATGGTATGAAACCCAAAGATGTTGCGGATGTTAGTACAGTAACATATTTAATCAGCATGTAA
- the LOC143351579 gene encoding histone-arginine methyltransferase METTL23, translated as MPGLEESISHDTSPPTESLMSDGIVSEQVKKFLFTSRKTQDNVQCNDTLEIYIPELLQASYSFYTWPSAPVLAWFLWEHKEELIGKRVLELGSGTALPGILASKCGAIVTLSDSASLPRSLQHIKRSCELNGILSQVQIVGITWGLFLSSLFTIGPLDIILGSDCFYEPAVFEDIVVTIAFLLERNPNAKFLCSYQERSADWSIEHLLNKWNLTCTHISLAELGTDSDINIYDLMQDHTIHLLSIQRAT; from the exons ATGCCAGGTTTAGAAGAAAGTATTTCACACGATACCAGTCCTCCCACAGAGAGCCTAATGTCCGATGGAATTGTTTCCGAGCAAGTGAAAAAGTTTTTGTTCACCTCTCGTAAAACTCAAGATAACGTTCAGTGCAACGACACGTTAGAAATTTATATCCCAGAG ttACTTCAGGCTAGTTATAGTTTTTATACGTGGCCATCCGCTCCTGTGTTAGCTTGGTTTCTTTGGGAGCACAAAGAAGAACTTATTGGAAAAAGAGTTCTAGAACTTGGCTCAGGTACAGCTCTTCCTGGGATCTTAGCTAGTAAATGTGGTGCTATTGTAACTTTAAGTGATTCTGCTAGTCTTCCTAGAAGTCTCCAACACATAAAAAGAAGTTGTGAATTAAATGGTATTCTTTCTCAAGTTCAAATTGTTGGTATTACGTGGGGATTATTTTTATCTAGTTTATTTACCATTGGACCGTTAGATATAATCCTTGGATCTGATTGTTTTTATGAACCAGCAGTATTTGAGGATATAGTTGTTACAATAGCTTTTTTATTGGAAAGAAATCCAAATGCAAAATTTCTTTGTAGCTATCAGGAACGAAGCGCGGATTGGTCCATAGAACATCTGTTAAATAAATGGAATCTTACTTGTACTCATATATCGTTGGCTGAACTTGGTACAGACTCTGATATAAACATATATGACTTAATGCAAGATCATACTATTCACTTATTAAGTATACAACGTGCAACTTGA